A stretch of the Geovibrio thiophilus genome encodes the following:
- a CDS encoding 5'-nucleotidase C-terminal domain-containing protein, translated as MRNRKKMLLTALAVLCAVVITACGSGSSKKAEEHSPVSVRLIHTNDHHSYLDSGSYDLKIDNITTRMELGGFARLATVIKEKRNANSIVVNSGELAGTLYFSLFHGEVDFKVFNELGLDSYTLGNHEFDDGDERLAELIEMTDFPILSSNMHPESASPLYRVKDRIKPYIIKEIDGEKVGIIGILKVEKTKNSSMASDNITFDDEIESAKANVAELEAQGINKIILVSHVGYYNDILFAKNVPGIDIIVGGDTHDLLGDTDDLAEIGLAPSFGSQTGPFDGYTHDGFENEDLGAYPTTVTGADGKPVHIVTAWCYAYGVGVLDIDFNKDGVVTMVNGSIILPVSDVFQRDGGSGFAEVTAEVKTQILAAIERSPILTVAAVDQTIDDIIEPYRAQKDASLNEVIGTVTVTMDNTRVPTVFTASQTPTGSYAAWVVAEAFKNTNHKIDVAIQNAGGVRTPLMSGQLTAGDAIAVLPFSNTVVMLDMKGSDIVQVLNEAAWYSIHSGSSGAFPYSSGLRYDVNLSGDNVSIITNVEVQDRDTEAWSNISANTVYTVATNSFTALGKDNYLSFARVREDDPTIFEDTSILYSVPLVDYLKGLPAQTLPPLDISLYCLKSVTN; from the coding sequence ATGAGGAACAGAAAAAAAATGCTTCTGACCGCTCTGGCGGTACTTTGTGCTGTGGTCATTACCGCATGCGGAAGCGGAAGCAGCAAAAAAGCCGAAGAGCACTCGCCTGTTTCTGTCAGGCTGATTCACACCAATGATCACCACTCATACCTTGACAGCGGAAGCTACGATCTCAAGATCGACAATATCACAACCAGAATGGAGCTGGGCGGATTCGCCCGCCTTGCAACCGTTATCAAGGAGAAAAGGAACGCTAACAGTATAGTTGTGAACAGCGGCGAGCTTGCCGGAACTCTGTACTTCTCTCTTTTTCACGGAGAGGTTGATTTCAAGGTGTTCAATGAACTCGGACTGGACAGCTACACCCTCGGGAATCACGAATTTGATGACGGTGACGAGCGTCTGGCGGAACTCATCGAAATGACAGATTTCCCCATTCTCTCCTCAAATATGCACCCTGAATCCGCAAGCCCTCTCTACAGAGTTAAAGACCGGATAAAACCTTATATAATCAAAGAGATAGACGGAGAGAAGGTAGGTATTATCGGCATATTGAAGGTCGAAAAAACCAAAAACTCCTCCATGGCTTCAGACAACATCACTTTTGATGATGAAATTGAATCTGCTAAGGCGAACGTGGCGGAGCTTGAGGCTCAGGGCATAAACAAGATCATCCTTGTGAGCCATGTAGGGTATTACAACGACATACTCTTCGCAAAAAATGTTCCCGGAATTGATATAATTGTCGGCGGGGATACCCATGACCTTCTCGGGGATACAGATGACCTCGCCGAAATAGGTCTCGCCCCTTCCTTCGGCAGCCAGACAGGTCCGTTTGACGGCTACACTCACGACGGATTCGAGAACGAAGATCTCGGCGCGTACCCCACAACTGTAACCGGAGCGGACGGCAAGCCTGTTCACATAGTTACCGCATGGTGCTACGCATACGGAGTCGGTGTTCTGGATATTGACTTCAACAAAGACGGCGTTGTGACAATGGTAAACGGCAGCATTATTCTCCCTGTGAGCGACGTTTTTCAGAGAGACGGCGGCTCCGGATTTGCCGAAGTCACCGCCGAAGTTAAGACTCAGATACTCGCAGCAATAGAAAGATCTCCGATACTCACTGTAGCGGCAGTCGATCAGACTATAGACGACATCATTGAACCCTATCGGGCTCAGAAGGATGCTTCTCTTAACGAAGTCATAGGCACTGTGACAGTGACTATGGACAATACGCGGGTTCCCACTGTCTTCACCGCCTCCCAGACTCCGACGGGAAGCTATGCGGCATGGGTTGTGGCTGAAGCCTTCAAAAACACCAACCATAAAATCGATGTGGCAATCCAGAACGCAGGCGGTGTGAGGACTCCTCTTATGTCAGGTCAGCTCACAGCAGGCGACGCCATAGCTGTTCTCCCGTTTTCAAATACTGTGGTAATGCTTGATATGAAAGGTTCCGATATAGTGCAGGTGCTAAACGAGGCGGCGTGGTATTCGATACATTCCGGCTCTTCCGGCGCTTTCCCTTATTCTTCGGGACTCCGCTACGATGTTAACCTCAGCGGGGACAACGTGAGCATTATTACAAATGTGGAAGTTCAGGATCGTGACACTGAGGCTTGGTCGAATATATCGGCGAATACTGTGTATACTGTGGCTACAAACTCATTTACAGCTCTCGGTAAGGACAACTATCTTTCCTTCGCCAGAGTGAGGGAGGATGATCCTACTATTTTCGAGGACACAAGCATACTCTACAGCGTGCCTCTGGTGGATTACCTGAAAGGTCTTCCAGCGCAGACTCTTCCA
- a CDS encoding AMP-dependent synthetase/ligase, which yields MNKKNKNPETLFHSFIQSVDRHKNNTAFIYRSAEQEHKVTFEKLFEDVLLLSRSFAEKKIVKDTRVLLLSDNRYSWIVTDLALVSLGAISVPRGSECPEQELSFIMEHSGCEFIIFETEKLYDDHKAFVNTLERVKGVFIMEGEHRHKIFSRIYTYNDLLTDRTISDEDIARFRARKHKLFKEDVFTLIYTSGTTGVPKGVMLTHDNIMYNLEVIPWLIALRPDDTWLSILPTWHIFERAAEYAALMSGCCTIYSSIKTFSADLEHYKPTIVATVPRLWESMYTKVNAALEKQGKTKHRIFTSLVAVSAAYKRNKRRLKGHLPVFEKEPKMTKLINDFKAFAACCALYPLNLLAAKKLKAVQAKFGGRMRLAISGGGSLPQYLDEWIDALGIRIINAYGMTECAPAIAGRALNCEIFGTLGPAVGNTLLRITDDENRPLPAGVEGEIQVKGRQVMPGYYDNDEENEKTFTADGYLKTGDLGKLTRTGELVITGRIKEIIVLANGENIDPSRIESTITKLPFVKDAVLVGQDRKGLGALIVPDLEKLKEAFLPKIENMVHDAQDMLKDSRVIEQAKREINKLLNAKKGFKPHEKVHNIHFMENDFEPGKDLTNTLKKKRHAIEKRYQSIIQKLFGKD from the coding sequence ATGAACAAAAAAAACAAGAACCCTGAAACCCTTTTTCACTCTTTTATTCAGTCAGTGGACAGACATAAAAATAACACGGCATTCATATACAGATCAGCAGAGCAGGAACACAAAGTAACTTTTGAGAAGCTTTTTGAGGATGTTCTTCTCCTTTCCCGCTCTTTTGCGGAAAAAAAGATAGTCAAGGACACACGTGTTCTTCTCCTTTCCGATAACAGATATTCATGGATAGTGACCGACCTTGCCCTTGTTTCGCTGGGCGCAATCAGTGTTCCCCGAGGCAGCGAATGTCCGGAGCAGGAGCTTTCCTTCATCATGGAGCACTCGGGCTGTGAGTTCATTATCTTCGAGACGGAGAAGCTCTATGATGATCATAAAGCCTTTGTAAACACTCTGGAGAGAGTGAAGGGCGTATTCATCATGGAAGGAGAGCACAGACACAAAATTTTTTCCCGCATATATACGTACAACGATCTTCTCACTGACCGGACAATCTCAGATGAGGACATAGCCCGTTTCAGGGCGAGGAAGCACAAGCTTTTCAAGGAAGATGTCTTCACTCTTATCTATACATCAGGTACAACGGGTGTTCCCAAAGGGGTTATGCTCACCCATGACAATATTATGTACAATCTTGAGGTTATTCCGTGGCTGATAGCTCTCAGACCCGACGACACATGGCTTTCGATCCTTCCCACATGGCACATATTTGAACGCGCTGCGGAATATGCGGCACTTATGAGCGGCTGCTGTACGATATATTCATCCATTAAAACCTTCTCCGCTGACCTTGAGCATTACAAACCGACAATCGTTGCCACCGTTCCCCGCCTGTGGGAGTCCATGTACACCAAGGTTAACGCTGCTCTTGAGAAGCAGGGAAAGACGAAGCACAGAATTTTCACTTCGCTTGTGGCGGTCTCAGCCGCTTATAAAAGAAACAAGCGCCGACTGAAAGGGCATCTTCCCGTATTTGAGAAAGAACCGAAAATGACTAAACTAATAAATGATTTTAAGGCTTTTGCCGCGTGTTGCGCTCTTTACCCGCTGAATCTTCTGGCGGCGAAGAAGCTTAAGGCTGTTCAGGCAAAGTTCGGCGGCAGAATGAGGCTTGCCATCAGCGGCGGCGGCAGTCTGCCCCAGTATCTGGATGAATGGATCGACGCTCTGGGTATCAGAATCATCAACGCGTACGGTATGACCGAATGTGCCCCCGCCATAGCGGGCAGGGCACTTAACTGTGAAATCTTCGGAACCCTCGGACCTGCTGTGGGAAACACGCTGCTGAGAATAACCGACGACGAGAACAGACCTCTCCCCGCAGGGGTTGAGGGAGAGATTCAGGTTAAGGGCAGGCAGGTCATGCCCGGCTACTATGATAATGATGAAGAAAACGAAAAAACTTTCACAGCGGACGGTTATCTGAAAACAGGCGATCTCGGCAAGCTTACCCGCACCGGAGAGCTTGTGATAACCGGACGCATAAAGGAGATAATAGTTCTTGCCAACGGGGAAAATATTGACCCCAGCCGCATCGAATCCACCATCACCAAGCTGCCCTTCGTTAAGGATGCCGTTCTCGTCGGTCAGGACAGGAAGGGGCTCGGAGCGCTCATTGTCCCTGACCTTGAAAAGCTTAAGGAAGCGTTCCTGCCCAAGATTGAGAACATGGTGCACGATGCTCAGGACATGCTGAAGGACAGCAGAGTCATAGAACAGGCAAAACGGGAGATAAACAAGCTCCTGAATGCCAAAAAAGGTTTTAAGCCCCACGAAAAAGTGCATAACATTCACTTCATGGAGAATGATTTTGAACCGGGAAAAGACCTCACCAACACACTGAAAAAGAAGAGACATGCCATAGAGAAAAGGTATCAGAGCATCATACAGAAGCTTTTCGGCAAAGATTAA
- a CDS encoding universal stress protein, with protein MEYKKILVMTDFSKDSNLAVETAAALAMKFGAELSVLHVAHDEAHFDLYVFEKELDAINRKIIDEAEASFCRLEEEVPLLKEVTWDSLVRRGVPYEEGLHEIESKSYDLLVIGSHGKRGVKRFLYGTTAEKMIRNCPVSVHVTRHECTGLKK; from the coding sequence ATGGAATATAAAAAAATACTGGTTATGACCGATTTTTCAAAGGACTCAAACCTTGCTGTGGAGACAGCGGCAGCGCTTGCCATGAAGTTCGGCGCTGAGCTCAGCGTTCTGCATGTAGCTCATGACGAGGCTCATTTCGATCTTTATGTATTTGAAAAGGAGCTTGATGCCATAAACAGGAAGATAATAGATGAGGCGGAAGCCTCCTTCTGCCGCCTTGAAGAGGAAGTTCCGCTTCTTAAGGAAGTTACATGGGACTCTCTTGTCAGAAGGGGTGTGCCTTATGAGGAAGGGCTGCACGAGATAGAGAGCAAGTCTTACGACCTGCTTGTTATAGGTTCTCACGGCAAAAGAGGCGTTAAACGCTTTCTTTACGGGACAACGGCGGAGAAGATGATCCGCAACTGCCCGGTGAGTGTGCATGTTACCAGACATGAATGCACGGGACTTAAAAAATAA